The genomic region TAAAATTCGGATAGACAAATCTTTAACTTGTCCCATATCTCCCTTTATAAATCTTCTTACAGTATCTCTAAATTTTCCATTCCACTCTGCCCAGCCACAAGGAAATTCTCCTAAGAAATATCCCCCTGCTGCATCCCATCCCTCTGCAATCAATTTTGCTCCAGATAAAATAGGATCATCGGCTATATCCTTTAAAAGAGAAAGATCTCCAATCCATCTTCCATCATAATCTCTTCCTAAAATTGCAGCTAAATCAAATCGAAATCCATCCACATTCATTACTCCATACCAATACCTAAGACTTTCCAATATAAGTTCCTTTACAACTGTATGAGATGAATTAAAAGTATTTCCAGTTCCTGAATAATTACAATAAAATTCCTTGTTATTTTGCAAAACATAATAAATACTATTATCTAATCCTTTAAAGGATATTACAGGACCTTTTTCATTTCCCTCTCCCGTATGATTAAATACTACATCTAAAATAACTTCAATATCATTTCTATGAAGTTCTTGAACTAATTTTCTAAAATCAGTTAAATGTTTCCATGTGGCATCTTTTATACAACAACTTTTTGTTATATATTTTGAACTAGGAGCAAAAAATCCAATGGGATTATATCCCCAAACATCTCTTAACTTTTCTCCTGTTAAGGGATTTTCTCTATCCAATTCATCGGGTTCAGATGCAAAAATAGGTAGAAGCTCCACTGCTGTTATTCCCAATTCTTTTAAATAAGGAATTTTTTCTAAAATCCCTAAATAATTTCCTCTTTCTTTTACATTTGAATTGCTATTTTCTGTAAATAATTTAACATGCATTTCATATATTATACTTTCATTAAATTTATGACATGGCTTTATATCATTTTCTAAATTTAAAAATTTAGAACTATCTACTATTAGTCCTTTCCTAAAAGATTTATTTTCCATATCGTGAGGTGTTATTGCTTTCGCATAGGGATCTAATAAATGAAGATTATAATCAAACCTATGTCCCTTAGATAAATCATAAGGTCCATCTGCTCTCCATGTATAAAAATCTCCCTCTTGTGCTCCCTCAATGAAAACATACCAGGAATCACCTATTTTATTTTTTATTGGATCTAAATCATAAGTAAATATTGGTTTTATATCCTCAGGATTTTCAAAAATTTCCAAAGTCATTTTTGTAGCATTTCTAGAAAATATACAAAAATTAACCCCATTGCTAAAACAAGTTACTCCCACATGATAATATCCAGGTATTCCTTTAAATTCTCGCATTTTTCCACCTCCCTATGATTTGTATATTCAATTTTTTTTTATAATTCCTATATTAATTAAAAAGATTTTAATTATTTTTTCTAATATAAAAATGAGGTGATTCTAATGTTAAGAAGCAACTCTTTTTAATATTGATTATACTTTAAATTGCTTAGAATATTGTTTTGAAAAAAATAAATCTCATAATGATTTTATAATTCTTGAAGATGTCAAAAAATTTTCTTGGCTATTTGAAGATTTAAAAGCAAAATTAAAAAAAATAGGGCTTGAAATTTAGCCCTATTTTACTATTTAATATATCCCTT from Cetobacterium ceti harbors:
- the glgX gene encoding glycogen debranching protein GlgX, yielding MREFKGIPGYYHVGVTCFSNGVNFCIFSRNATKMTLEIFENPEDIKPIFTYDLDPIKNKIGDSWYVFIEGAQEGDFYTWRADGPYDLSKGHRFDYNLHLLDPYAKAITPHDMENKSFRKGLIVDSSKFLNLENDIKPCHKFNESIIYEMHVKLFTENSNSNVKERGNYLGILEKIPYLKELGITAVELLPIFASEPDELDRENPLTGEKLRDVWGYNPIGFFAPSSKYITKSCCIKDATWKHLTDFRKLVQELHRNDIEVILDVVFNHTGEGNEKGPVISFKGLDNSIYYVLQNNKEFYCNYSGTGNTFNSSHTVVKELILESLRYWYGVMNVDGFRFDLAAILGRDYDGRWIGDLSLLKDIADDPILSGAKLIAEGWDAAGGYFLGEFPCGWAEWNGKFRDTVRRFIKGDMGQVKDLSIRILGSPDLFEKYGRNPYNSINFITAHDGFTMWDLVSYNEKHNLANGENNRDGTNENYSWNCGIEGETNDGEIIKLRKRQMKNMIVILMISQGVPMVLMGDEMAKTQLGNNNAYCQDNETNWLDWSRLEEFKDIFNFYKNMILFRKKHKSLKKEKFFQGEDFNKNGYEDISWHGVEIGKPDWNYESKSLAFLIDGMDVDKEEEIDESIYVALNSYHEELKFQLPYIPGKKWYKIVDTFEEESYIDEGILILEKYVYVRERSSVVLVSK